Proteins from a single region of Vairimorpha necatrix chromosome 6, complete sequence:
- a CDS encoding VIP36-like protein: MFWLLLLQNVFSNKTSLEDLYLIPPYINGKGISSVVNLMGENSILSHGSDQHIKLAYMSPNSAGALVYRNQLGIDKFLIEIKLNISDLKYKGQENHGILIFFTKSDNVEIGDFYGIKGDCDFAVALDIKEGLDVNIKVFVNNKMQKSVNYRFFEEDDVKIRIKQGDKLEVEADDTYDNVVVYDSDKYFINKMSFLGISASNGENTEASFALRSVEFSNIKIVPKYFERGEREGNNKLTMVVFIISIGGIIYYLYNQRNIKRV, encoded by the coding sequence ATGTTTTGGCTTTTGTTACTGCAAAATGTCTTCTCTAATAAAACAAGTCTAGAAGATCTTTATCTCATTCCTCCCTACATAAATGGTAAAGGAATCTCCTCTGTAGTCAATCTTATGGGAGAAAACTCTATTCTCTCTCATGGTAGTGATCAACATATAAAACTCGCTTATATGTCTCCAAACTCAGCAGGCGCTTTAGTCTACAGAAATCAATTAGGAATTGACAAATTCCTAATTGaaataaaactaaacatctctgatttaaaatacaaagGCCAAGAAAATCATGGAATCCTCATCTTCTTTACTAAATCTGATAATGTAGAAATAGGTGATTTTTATGGTATAAAAGGCGACTGCGACTTCGCAGTCGCCTTAGACATCAAAGAAGGACTGGATGTGAACATCAAAGTATTtgtaaacaataaaatgcaGAAAAGTGTAAACTACAGATTCTTCGAAGAAGATgatgtaaaaataagaataaaacaAGGAGATAAATTGGAAGTAGAGGCTGATGACACATACGATAATGTAGTGGTCTATGACTctgataaatattttataaataaaatgtcaTTTTTGGGAATATCAGCGAGTAATGGGGAAAATACTGAGGCATCATTTGCATTGAGATCTGTGGAATTtagtaatataaaaatagtaccaaaatattttgagaGAGGTGAACGAGAaggaaataataaattgacTATGGtggtatttataatatctatAGGAGGAATCATATACTACTTGTATAATCAgcgaaatattaaaagggtttaa
- a CDS encoding T-complex protein 1 subunit delta (CCT4), with protein MLKEERQSNIRNSIFESAHALLNILSSSVGPKGLDKMLIKQNKTTVTNDGATILKFFTDNPIHLFLSNVSNAQVEKCGDGTTSVIILTCSLLNSLKKLIDMNIHPSIICDHLEKARNIAIDYIEWVKIPNNNLNIFNTVITTLNSKVVGNAVEMANASIKAMEAVNYEKNKIRILKKLGGSIDDVQFYNGMLFDSNFKTEKRTVKCALIQFCISAPKTNMDSKILVDNPLLMEHIISDERKYILEICKKIKMTGCQLLIIQKSILRDSLSELGRHFLKKLNILVLESVDRKEIENISAALNIEPVSDINLFSTENLKEVEIQNTRDFLEIKGFGSSIVLNGCDDLILDEVERSLNDALCVVNCMHEENFIVPGGGAIEIAISKKILESDEGNIFINREISKGFESIPYFLARNAGHNPVEAVSELRNIIKDEPTYGVSVRGHNINDMLEDDNVVQPVSITKSVVNLAIETVSYMLKIDDILPSRT; from the coding sequence ATGCTGAAGGAGGAAAGACAATCAAATATCAGAAATTCGATATTTGAATCAGCCCACGCTTTACTAAACATATTATCATCATCAGTAGGCCCTAAAGGCCTAGACAAGAtgttaataaaacaaaacaagACTACTGTTACTAATGATGGTGCTACTATCCTGAAATTCTTTACTGACAATCCAATTCACTTGTTCTTATCAAATGTGTCAAATGCTCAAGTTGAAAAATGTGGAGATGGTACGACAAGTGTAATAATTTTGACTTGTAGTTTACTTAACTCattgaagaaattaatagaCATGAATATTCATCCTTCAATAATATGTGATCATTTAGAGAAAGCCAGGAATATTGCTATAGATTATATTGAATGGGtaaaaataccaaataataatttgaatatttttaatactgTCATTACTACACTAAATTCTAAAGTAGTGGGAAATGCAGTAGAAATGGCCAATGCGAGCATAAAAGCCATGGAGGCTGTAAATTATGAGAAGAATAAAATCAGAATCTTGAAGAAATTGGGCGGGTCTATTGACGATGTACAATTTTACAATGGAATGCTTTTTGattcaaattttaagaCAGAAAAGCGTACAGTGAAATGTGCACTGATACAATTTTGTATCAGTGCGCCCAAGACTAACATGgatagtaaaatattagtaGATAATCCTTTATTAATGGAGCACATAATATCAGACGagagaaaatatattctaGAAATTtgtaagaaaataaaaatgacaGGATGTCAATTATTGATAATCCAGAAAAGCATCCTAAGGGACAGTCTGTCAGAACTGGGCAGGCATTTCCTTAAGAAGCTTAACATTCTAGTTTTAGAAAGTGTCGACAGGAAAGAAATCGAGAATATTAGTGCGGCTTTGAATATTGAGCCAGTTTctgatataaatttattctcAACAGAGAATCTTAAAGAAGTCGAAATTCAGAATACTCGCGACTTTTTAGAAATCAAAGGATTCGGCAGTAGTATCGTCCTCAATGGGTGTGATGACTTGATCCTGGACGAAGTAGAGCGAAGTTTAAATGACGCACTCTGTGTGGTAAATTGCATGCACGAAGAGAATTTTATAGTCCCAGGAGGCGGGGCGATTGAAATCGCGATCTCAAAGAAGATTTTAGAGTCAGACGAaggaaatatatttataaataggGAAATAAGTAAGGGATTTGAGTCTATTCCCTATTTTCTGGCCAGGAATGCAGGGCATAATCCTGTGGAAGCTGTGTCTGAATTACGGAATATTATTAAGGACGAGCCTACGTATGGGGTGAGTGTACGGGGACACAATATTAATGACATGTTGGAAGATGACAATGTTGTACAACCAGTGTCTATCACTAAATCAGTGGTGAATTTGGCTATTGAGACTGTCAGTTATATGTTGAAGATTGATGATATTTTACCATCAAGaacataa
- a CDS encoding syntaxin-binding protein codes for MDIKKTFKQKIISDVLTYNTDWPVLIYDKTCAELLKNLFTKSEFITYNIVMSQFIEENRDQADFPVIYFVKCTSEISKIINSDFINKKYSSFNVCSLCEPENLNNEISCKVVHLNIKAMEERFFLSEIDDLNSVCNILNSYFFVEYTNRNLEKYSKILTDDNNKLGKLILFDRSIDLFTPLLHFYTFQPLLEDINITDMKKIYEEYGNTTLWKDLRHTHLGEMSDLLKSYVKKVRTKPNENIKDLMKAVMDAPETMKTNKGLRLFFDLTEECYAKFDYFDTFANIEQSIVTKEKIKNEKILKILKNQNIEENDRKRIFLLYKLSGHKYTDEEMKDLEFLKDLDIEIGDFKPISYDYKFNYAVSKFEPTISVALREYIKNNKKIIPFYKVEREKKTVQSLRKTNLISVKKEIKGDNIWCIYIKGGVTYEEIKCIYKLSDELGIEFVIGSDKIVRAQDYINK; via the coding sequence ATggacattaaaaaaacttttaaacaaaaaattatttcagATGTCTTGACTTATAACACTGACTGGCCTGTTCTAATTTACGACAAGACATGTGcagaattattaaaaaatctttttactAAATCTGAGTTTATAACTTATAATATCGTCATGTCTCAATTTATAGAAGAAAATCGTGATCAAGCCGATTTTCCtgtaatttattttgttaaatGTACTAGcgaaatatcaaaaataataaattcagactttattaataagaaatattctTCATTTAACGTATGTTCATTATGTGAACCAGAAAATCttaataatgaaatttcTTGTAAAGTAGtacatttaaatataaaagcaATGGaagaaagattttttttgagtGAAATTGATGACCTAAATTCtgtttgtaatattttaaattcatatttttttgttgaatATACAAATAGAAATTTAGAGAAATACAGTAAAATACTTACAGAtgacaataataaattaggAAAATTGATATTATTTGATCGTAgtatagatttatttacacctttattacatttttatactttCCAACCTTTATTAGAAGATATCAATATAACTgacatgaaaaaaatttatgaagaATACGGGAACACAACACTGTGGAAAGACCTAAGACACACGCATTTAGGAGAAATGTcggatttattaaaatcttaTGTGAAGAAAGTTAGAACAAAAccaaatgaaaatattaaagatttaatgAAAGCAGTCATGGACGCACCAGAAACCATGAAAACTAATAAAGGATTACGCTTATTTTTCGATTTAACAGAAGAATGTTACGCCaaatttgattattttgATACATTCGCCAATATCGAACAATCAATTGTaactaaagaaaaaattaaaaatgaaaaaattttaaaaatattaaaaaatcaaaatattgaagaaaatgatagaaaaagaatatttttactcTATAAACTTAGTGGACACAAATATACAGACGAAGAAATGAAAGATTTGGAATTTTTGAAAGATCTTGATATAGAAATAGGCGATTTTAAACCCATTTCGTATGATTACAAGTTCAATTACGCAGTGTCTAAATTCGAGCCAACGATTTCTGTGGCTTTACgtgaatatataaaaaacaataaaaagattatacctttttataaagtagaaagagaaaagaaaacagTACAAAGTTTAcgaaaaacaaatttgatatcagtaaaaaaagaaattaaaggTGACAATATATGGTGTATTTACATAAAAGGCGGAGTTACTtatgaagaaataaaatgcatatataaattaagtGACGAGTTGGGAATTGAATTTGTGATAGGAAGTGATAAAATAGTAAGAGCGCaagattatataaataaataa
- a CDS encoding glutathione peroxidase, giving the protein MSDFYSLSALDTSKSLVDLSSYKDNLLIISNVASDCGLTKSNYTSFKLLIDEYYDKGLRILLFPCSQFLNQESGDIESIKKRVEEISPKLILFDKIDVMGSKQDPIFKYLRSNEPSGWFNFVKWNFMKWVVKDGKVLKRFGPTEIIKSEDISQYFSK; this is encoded by the coding sequence ATGTctgatttttattctttgtCAGCTCTCGACACTTCCAAATCATTAGTAGATTTATCATCTTACAAAGACAATCTTCTCATTATCTCAAATGTCGCCAGTGATTGTGGCCTCACCAAGTCAAATTACACTTCTTTCAAGTTACTTATAGATGAATATTACGATAAAGGACTCCGTATTCTTCTATTCCCTTGTTCTCAGTTTCTAAACCAAGAATCTGGAGATATAGAAAGTATTAAAAAGAGAGTCGAGGAGATTTCGCccaaattaattttatttgataaaattgatGTTATGGGATCTAAACAAGATCCcatttttaagtatttGAGGAGTAATGAGCCGTCGGGATGgtttaattttgtaaagtGGAATTTTATGAAGTGGGTTGTTAAAGACGGGAAAGTGTTGAAGAGATTTGGGCCTacagaaattataaagagTGAAGATATTAGTCaatattttagtaaataa
- a CDS encoding glutathione peroxidase, with the protein MSLEGSNFYKLSAIDYKDNLIDFSQYKGKMLLITNMASTCGLAKSNLSVLADILTLYREFGLEILIFPCLQYAKDDTDILKKMYEIIIDYSDKFTVFSDINLIGKDIHPVYKHIIKYSKGFVGRFMKWNFAKFIINEKGVIVKMFEPGDRIEVNEKIFKKLLKNKKVQIEEREVLKYETDPYDLENSSDEELFY; encoded by the coding sequence ATGTCTCTAGAGGGATcaaatttctataaattatctGCCATAGACTACAAAGACAATCTCATTGACTTCTCCCAGTACAAAGGTAAAATGTTACTTATCACTAATATGGCCTCTACTTGCGGCCTGGCCAAGAGTAATCTTTCAGTCTTGGCTGATATTCTGACTCTTTACAGGGAGTTCGGCCTCGAGATCTTGATTTTCCCCTGTCTCCAGTACGCCAAGGATGACACAGACATCCTTAAAAAGATGTATGAGATAATAATCGACTACTCTGATAAATTCACAGTCTTCAGTGACATAAACTTGATAGGAAAAGATATTCATCCTGTGTATAAGCACATTATAAAGTACAGTAAGGGATTTGTAGGGAGATTTATGAAGTGGAACTTCgcgaaatttattataaatgagAAGGGAGTAATTGTCAAGATGTTTGAGCCTGGAGACCGAATAGAAGTGAACGAGAagatatttaagaaattattgaaGAATAAGAAAGTGCAGATTGAAGAAAGAGAggtattaaaatatgagACAGATCCATATGATTTAGAGAACAGTAGTGACGaggaattattttattaa
- a CDS encoding putative SP-containing membrane protein: protein MNIIRNLFSYLLTILFLNKVVSSVFYTVDLSDSNYKLLKDDSTEDTIEADEDVTKGKYYVVFVVSILVLIYLTLILTLKHIN, encoded by the coding sequence ATGAATATcattagaaatttattctcttatttattaactattctatttttaaataaagtaGTATCATCCGTTTTTTATACAGTAGATCTATCAGATTCTAATTATAAGTTATTAAAAGATGATAGTACAGAAGATACTATAGAAGCTGATGAAGATGTTACAAAAGGTAAATACTATGTCGTATTTGTGGTTTCAATTTTAgttcttatttatttgacTTTAATTCTGACTTTGAAGCATATAAATTAG